One Vogesella indigofera genomic window carries:
- the rpoB gene encoding DNA-directed RNA polymerase subunit beta — translation MSYSFTEKKRIRKSFAKRKTVLDVPFLLATQIDSYTEFLQLGVPYDQRKDAGLQAAFKSIFPIVSHNGFARLDFVHYVLGEPPFDVQECQLRGITFASPLRARIRLTILDRESSKPVVKEVRENEVYMGEIPLMTSNGSFIINGTERVIVSQLHRSPGVFFEHDRGKTHSSGKLLFSARVIPYRGSWLDFEFDAKDQLFFRIDRRRKMPVSILLKALGYTSERILSEFYSCDTFFLTKNGVFQKVVADRLKGEVAKLDIVGEDGKLIVAKDKRITAKHIRDIAAANLDRIEVPFDVLVGKILARNVIAPETGEVIARANEEITDDLLAKMDIHDVAEVDVLFINDLDHGGYIAHTLRGDDIADQLQARVAIYRMMRPGEPPTEDAVEQLFQRLFFNEDSYDLSRVGRMKFNTRTYQYKLDDKSPEWFKTMLSDTFAHRRDVMDGVLSNEDIVSVIAILVELRNGRGEVDDIDHLGNRRVRSVGELAENQFRAGLVRVERAVKERLNQAESDNLMPHDLINAKPVSAAIKEFFGSSQLSQFMDQTNPLSEVTHKRRVSALGPGGLTRERAGFEVRDVHPTHYGRVCPIETPEGPNIGLINSLSVYARTNEYGFLETPYRKVIDGKVTNEIDYLSAIEEGRYIIAQANAELADDGSLIDELVTCREKGETILSTPDRVQYMDVATGQVVSVAASLIPFLEHDDANRALMGANMQRQAVPCLRPEKSFVGTGIERAVATDSGTTVVARRGGVVDYVDATRVVVRVNDEEALAGEVGVDIYNLTKFTRSNQNTNINQRPVVSVGDVIARGDVVADGASTDMGELALGQNMTIAFMPWNGYNFEDSILISEKVVADDRYTSIHIEELSVVARDTKLGPEEISRDIPNLSERMSNRLDDSGIVYIGAEVTAGDVLVGKVTPKGETQLTPEEKLLRAIFGEKASDVKDTSLRVPTGMVGTVIDVQVFTREGIERDKRAQSIIDAELKRYRLDLNDQLRIFENDAFSRIERLILGKVANGGPKRLAKGTEIDVAYLDGLPSKHEWFDIRMADEDIAKQLELIKESLAQKREEFDLKFEDKKRKLTQGDELPPGVQKMVKVYIAVKRRLQAGDKMAGRHGNKGVVSRILPVEDMPYMADGRPVDIVLNPLGVPSRMNIGQILEVHLGWAAKGIGERIDRMLKQQQGISEMRAYLERIYNDTGKQESLAEMSDDEILTLAQNLRKGMPFATPVFDGAKESEIMHMLQLAYPDEDEHTAHLDFNGSKTQMTLFDGRSGEAFDRRVTVGVMHYLKLHHLVDDKMHARSTGPYSLVTQQPLGGKAQFGGQRFGEMEVWALEAYGAAYTLQEMLTVKSDDVTGRTKIYENIVKGEHKIDAGMPESFNVLVKEIRSLGLDIDLERY, via the coding sequence ATGAGTTATTCGTTTACTGAGAAAAAACGTATTCGTAAAAGCTTTGCGAAGCGTAAAACCGTTCTCGACGTCCCATTCCTGTTGGCAACGCAGATTGATTCGTACACTGAGTTCCTCCAGTTGGGTGTGCCGTACGATCAGCGTAAGGATGCGGGCCTGCAGGCCGCATTCAAGTCGATTTTCCCGATCGTAAGTCACAACGGTTTTGCCCGCCTCGACTTTGTACACTATGTCCTGGGTGAGCCACCGTTTGACGTTCAGGAATGTCAGCTGCGCGGCATTACCTTTGCATCGCCCCTGCGTGCACGAATCCGTTTGACCATTCTCGATCGCGAATCTTCCAAGCCGGTGGTGAAGGAAGTGCGCGAGAACGAAGTCTACATGGGTGAAATCCCGCTGATGACCTCGAACGGCTCGTTCATCATCAACGGTACCGAGCGCGTCATCGTTTCCCAGTTGCACCGTTCGCCAGGCGTGTTTTTCGAGCACGATCGCGGCAAGACCCACTCTTCCGGCAAACTGCTGTTCTCCGCCCGCGTGATTCCTTACCGCGGCTCGTGGCTGGACTTCGAGTTCGACGCCAAGGATCAGCTGTTCTTCCGTATCGACCGCCGTCGCAAGATGCCGGTTTCGATCCTGCTCAAGGCACTGGGTTATACCAGCGAGCGCATCCTGTCCGAATTCTACAGCTGCGACACTTTCTTCCTGACCAAGAACGGCGTGTTCCAGAAAGTGGTTGCCGACCGTCTGAAGGGCGAAGTGGCCAAGCTGGACATCGTTGGCGAAGACGGCAAGCTGATCGTCGCCAAGGACAAGCGCATCACCGCCAAGCACATCCGTGACATCGCTGCGGCCAACCTTGACCGTATCGAAGTGCCGTTCGACGTGCTGGTCGGCAAGATCCTGGCCCGCAACGTGATCGCCCCGGAAACCGGCGAAGTGATCGCGCGCGCTAACGAAGAAATCACCGACGACCTGCTGGCCAAGATGGACATCCATGACGTCGCCGAAGTCGACGTGCTGTTCATCAACGACCTGGACCACGGCGGTTACATCGCGCACACCCTGCGCGGCGACGACATCGCCGACCAGCTGCAGGCGCGTGTGGCGATCTACCGCATGATGCGCCCGGGCGAGCCGCCAACAGAAGACGCTGTCGAGCAACTGTTCCAGCGCCTGTTCTTCAACGAGGACAGCTACGACCTGTCCCGTGTTGGCCGCATGAAGTTCAACACCCGCACTTACCAGTACAAGCTGGACGACAAGTCGCCGGAGTGGTTCAAGACCATGCTGTCCGACACCTTCGCCCATCGCCGCGACGTGATGGACGGCGTGCTGTCGAACGAGGACATCGTGTCGGTCATCGCCATCCTGGTCGAGCTGCGCAACGGCCGTGGCGAAGTGGACGATATCGATCATCTGGGTAACCGTCGTGTGCGTTCCGTCGGCGAACTGGCCGAGAACCAGTTCCGTGCCGGTCTGGTGCGTGTCGAGCGCGCGGTGAAGGAACGCCTGAATCAGGCTGAATCCGACAACCTGATGCCGCACGACCTGATCAATGCCAAGCCGGTATCGGCCGCGATCAAGGAATTTTTCGGCTCCAGCCAGCTGTCGCAGTTCATGGACCAGACCAACCCGCTGTCCGAAGTGACCCACAAGCGCCGTGTTTCGGCCCTGGGCCCGGGCGGTCTGACCCGCGAGCGCGCCGGCTTCGAAGTGCGTGACGTTCACCCGACCCACTACGGACGCGTGTGCCCGATCGAGACGCCGGAAGGTCCGAACATCGGTCTGATCAACTCGCTGTCGGTCTATGCCCGCACCAACGAGTACGGCTTCCTCGAGACGCCGTACCGCAAGGTGATCGACGGCAAGGTGACCAACGAGATCGACTACCTGTCGGCGATCGAAGAAGGTCGCTACATCATCGCCCAGGCCAACGCCGAGCTGGCGGATGACGGCAGCCTGATCGACGAGCTGGTGACCTGCCGTGAAAAAGGCGAAACCATCCTGTCGACACCGGATCGCGTGCAGTACATGGACGTGGCTACCGGTCAGGTGGTGTCGGTGGCGGCCTCGCTGATTCCGTTCCTGGAACATGACGATGCGAACCGTGCCTTGATGGGTGCCAACATGCAGCGTCAGGCGGTGCCTTGCCTGCGTCCGGAAAAATCCTTCGTTGGTACCGGTATCGAACGTGCGGTGGCTACCGACTCCGGCACCACCGTGGTGGCACGCCGTGGCGGCGTGGTGGATTACGTCGACGCGACCCGTGTTGTGGTGCGTGTCAATGACGAAGAAGCACTGGCCGGTGAAGTCGGTGTCGATATCTACAACCTGACCAAGTTCACCCGTTCCAACCAGAACACCAACATCAACCAGCGCCCGGTGGTCAGCGTCGGTGACGTGATTGCCCGCGGTGACGTGGTGGCCGACGGTGCCTCGACCGACATGGGCGAGCTGGCGCTGGGTCAGAACATGACCATCGCCTTCATGCCGTGGAACGGCTACAACTTCGAAGACTCGATCCTGATCTCGGAGAAGGTGGTTGCTGACGACCGCTACACTTCGATCCACATCGAAGAGCTGTCGGTGGTGGCACGTGATACCAAGCTGGGGCCGGAAGAAATCTCCCGCGATATCCCGAACCTGTCCGAGCGCATGTCCAACCGCCTCGACGACTCCGGCATCGTTTACATCGGCGCCGAAGTGACCGCCGGTGACGTGCTGGTCGGCAAGGTGACGCCGAAGGGCGAAACCCAGCTGACGCCGGAGGAGAAGCTGCTGCGCGCGATCTTCGGTGAAAAAGCGTCCGACGTGAAAGACACCTCGCTGCGCGTGCCGACCGGCATGGTCGGTACCGTGATCGACGTGCAGGTGTTCACCCGTGAAGGCATCGAGCGCGACAAGCGTGCCCAGTCCATCATCGATGCCGAACTGAAGCGCTATCGCCTCGACCTGAACGACCAGCTGCGCATTTTCGAAAACGATGCCTTCAGCCGTATCGAGCGCCTGATCCTGGGCAAGGTCGCCAACGGCGGTCCGAAGCGTCTGGCCAAGGGCACCGAGATCGACGTCGCCTACCTGGACGGCCTGCCGTCCAAGCACGAATGGTTCGACATCCGCATGGCCGATGAAGACATCGCCAAGCAGCTGGAACTGATCAAAGAAAGCCTGGCGCAGAAGCGTGAAGAATTCGACCTCAAGTTCGAAGACAAGAAGCGCAAGCTGACCCAGGGCGACGAACTGCCGCCTGGCGTGCAGAAGATGGTCAAGGTCTACATCGCGGTGAAACGCCGCCTGCAGGCTGGTGACAAGATGGCCGGTCGTCACGGTAACAAGGGTGTGGTATCGCGCATCCTGCCGGTGGAAGACATGCCGTACATGGCCGACGGCCGTCCGGTCGACATCGTGCTGAACCCGCTGGGCGTTCCGTCGCGGATGAACATCGGTCAGATTCTGGAAGTGCACCTCGGCTGGGCTGCCAAGGGTATCGGCGAGCGTATCGACCGCATGCTGAAGCAGCAGCAGGGCATCAGCGAGATGCGTGCCTACCTGGAACGCATCTACAACGATACCGGCAAGCAGGAATCGCTGGCGGAAATGTCGGATGACGAAATCCTGACCCTGGCGCAGAACCTGCGCAAGGGCATGCCGTTCGCGACGCCGGTGTTTGACGGTGCCAAAGAATCCGAAATCATGCACATGCTGCAGCTGGCGTACCCGGATGAAGACGAGCACACCGCGCATCTGGACTTCAACGGCAGCAAGACGCAGATGACGCTGTTCGATGGCCGCTCCGGCGAAGCCTTCGACCGCCGCGTGACGGTCGGTGTGATGCACTACCTGAAGCTGCATCACCTGGTTGACGACAAGATGCACGCCCGTTCCACCGGTCCGTACTCGCTGGTGACCCAGCAGCCGCTGGGTGGTAAGGCGCAGTTCGGTGGCCAGCGTTTCGGTGAGATGGAAGTCTGGGCGCTGGAAGCCTACGGCGCGGCTTACACGCTGCAGGAGATGCTGACCGTGAAGTCGGACGATGTCACCGGCCGTACCAAGATTTACGAAAACATCGTCAAGGGCGAACACAAGATCGACGCCGGCATGCCGGAATCCTTTAACGTACTCGTTAAAGAAATTCGCTCGCTGGGCCTGGATATCGACCTGGAACGTTATTAA